One segment of Pandoraea pnomenusa DNA contains the following:
- the pdxA gene encoding 4-hydroxythreonine-4-phosphate dehydrogenase PdxA, with amino-acid sequence MTTDRPFVLAITTGEPAGVGPELTVQALVKCLAPATTGGIGAAAALPEVDASLRPLSRCRFAVIGDASLLASRAQAVGLGDAWQALLAGDRVRVVHHPLAVAAQAGQLDAANGRYVLALLDDAIDGALAGTYDAIVTAPLQKSTINDCGVAFTGHTEYLAERTGTPRVVMMLAGGGLRVALATTHLPLAQVPGAIRRGDLLETLVILNADLMRHFGVARPRILVTGLNPHAGESGYLGREEIDVITPALDDARAAGIDARGPYPADTLFQPRHLEGADAVLAMYHDQGLPVLKYASFGAGVNITLGLPIIRTSVDHGTALDLAGTGRAESGSLLEALRTAAAMAGNAAAHATLIAGVAGAPDASQPRS; translated from the coding sequence ATGACTACCGACCGGCCCTTCGTCCTCGCCATCACCACCGGTGAACCGGCGGGCGTTGGGCCGGAGTTGACGGTGCAGGCGCTCGTCAAGTGCCTGGCGCCGGCGACCACCGGCGGCATCGGCGCCGCCGCGGCGCTTCCCGAAGTCGACGCCTCCCTCCGCCCGCTCTCCCGATGTCGATTTGCCGTGATCGGCGACGCCTCGCTGTTGGCCTCGCGTGCGCAGGCCGTGGGTCTCGGCGACGCCTGGCAGGCGTTGCTCGCGGGCGATCGGGTACGTGTCGTGCACCATCCGCTGGCCGTCGCCGCGCAGGCGGGGCAGCTCGATGCCGCCAACGGTCGCTACGTGCTGGCGCTGCTCGACGATGCCATCGACGGCGCACTGGCGGGCACGTACGATGCCATCGTCACCGCGCCACTCCAAAAGAGCACCATCAACGATTGCGGCGTGGCTTTCACCGGGCATACCGAGTATCTCGCCGAGCGCACCGGCACACCCCGTGTCGTGATGATGCTCGCGGGCGGGGGGCTGCGCGTGGCGCTTGCCACGACGCACCTGCCGCTGGCGCAGGTGCCCGGTGCCATCCGTCGCGGCGATCTGCTCGAAACGCTGGTGATCCTCAACGCGGATCTGATGCGGCATTTCGGCGTGGCGCGACCGCGCATTCTCGTCACCGGCCTCAATCCGCACGCGGGTGAGTCGGGCTATCTGGGCCGCGAGGAAATCGACGTCATCACGCCGGCGCTCGACGATGCCCGCGCGGCCGGCATCGACGCCCGGGGGCCCTATCCGGCAGACACGCTGTTTCAGCCGAGACACCTCGAAGGCGCCGACGCCGTGCTGGCGATGTATCACGACCAGGGCCTGCCGGTGCTCAAGTACGCGAGCTTTGGCGCGGGCGTGAACATCACCCTGGGGCTGCCGATCATCCGGACATCCGTCGACCACGGCACGGCGCTCGACCTCGCGGGTACGGGCCGCGCCGAGAGCGGTAGTCTGCTCGAGGCCCTGCGCACCGCGGCGGCCATGGCGGGCAACGCCGCCGCACACGCAACATTGATCGCGGGCGTGGCCGGCGCACCGGACGCATCGCAACCGCGTTCATAA
- the rsmA gene encoding 16S rRNA (adenine(1518)-N(6)/adenine(1519)-N(6))-dimethyltransferase RsmA, with amino-acid sequence MSSASKRTGVQQGHVARKRFGQNFLVDMGVIDAIISAISPRTDDLMVEIGPGLGALTTPLTEWLAHLHVVELDRDLVARLTRKFGDRVSVHAGDALDFDFGSLVPADRRDEAPLRIVGNLPYNISSPLLFHLMRYAAQVRDQHFMLQNEVVERMVAPAGSSNYSRLSVMLQYRYWMDKVLDVPPQAFNPPPKVDSAVVRMIPRAVADLPEVDLDVFEAVVAQAFSQRRKMLRNTLHSYRDRVDFEAIGFDLTRRAEDVPVDEYVALARAISAGGSRG; translated from the coding sequence ATGAGTAGCGCATCCAAGCGCACGGGCGTCCAACAGGGCCACGTGGCGCGCAAACGTTTCGGCCAGAACTTTCTCGTCGACATGGGCGTGATCGACGCGATCATCAGCGCCATTTCTCCGCGCACCGACGACCTGATGGTGGAAATCGGGCCGGGGCTGGGTGCGCTGACGACGCCGCTGACCGAGTGGCTCGCGCATTTGCACGTGGTCGAACTCGACCGCGATCTGGTGGCGCGCCTGACGCGCAAGTTCGGCGATCGCGTGAGCGTGCATGCGGGCGATGCGCTGGACTTCGACTTCGGGTCGCTGGTGCCTGCCGATCGCCGCGACGAGGCCCCGCTGCGCATTGTCGGCAACCTGCCGTACAACATCTCCAGCCCGCTGCTCTTTCACCTCATGCGCTACGCGGCCCAGGTGCGCGATCAGCACTTCATGCTGCAGAACGAGGTCGTGGAGCGCATGGTGGCCCCGGCGGGGTCGAGCAACTACAGCCGTCTGTCCGTCATGCTCCAGTACCGCTACTGGATGGACAAGGTGCTCGACGTGCCGCCGCAGGCGTTCAATCCGCCGCCGAAGGTCGACTCGGCCGTGGTGCGCATGATCCCGCGCGCGGTGGCCGATCTGCCGGAGGTCGATCTGGACGTGTTCGAAGCGGTCGTCGCTCAGGCGTTCTCGCAACGGCGCAAGATGCTGCGCAACACGCTGCACAGCTACCGTGACCGCGTCGACTTCGAGGCGATCGGCTTCGATCTCACGCGTCGCGCGGAAGATGTGCCGGTCGACGAATACGTTGCCCTGGCGCGCGCGATCAGCGCCGGCGGTTCACGAGGCTGA
- a CDS encoding DMT family transporter, with product MKTTPRPIDAGALAIMLGLCMVWGGQQVAVKLAIPAVPAVLQAGLRSLIASILVGAWMLWRRQKLITGDGTLPAGLLTGLLFSVEFYCIFVGLTYTTASRMAVFLYSAPCFTAIGLHWAVPSERLRPLQWLGMAVAFCGIVVAFSDGSSANLSTTWPGDLLGILAGFFWGMTTVIVRASRLATAAPAKTLLYQLAVSAVLLCPLALLTGHAHVGAMTATAWIGLVYQSVGVAFASYLIWFWMLTRYSAARLASFSFLSPLFGVTFGVLILGESVGWRFAGAVALVFAGISLVNRRR from the coding sequence ATGAAAACCACACCTCGCCCGATCGACGCCGGCGCGCTCGCCATCATGCTGGGCCTGTGCATGGTCTGGGGTGGCCAGCAGGTCGCCGTCAAGCTCGCGATCCCGGCCGTGCCGGCGGTACTTCAGGCGGGCCTGCGCTCGCTCATCGCCTCCATTCTCGTGGGGGCGTGGATGCTGTGGCGCCGCCAGAAGCTGATCACGGGCGACGGTACGTTGCCGGCCGGCCTTCTCACCGGGCTGTTGTTCTCGGTCGAGTTCTACTGCATCTTCGTCGGACTGACGTACACCACGGCCTCGCGCATGGCGGTCTTCCTCTACTCGGCGCCGTGCTTCACCGCCATCGGTCTGCACTGGGCCGTGCCGAGCGAGCGGCTTCGGCCGCTGCAATGGCTCGGCATGGCCGTTGCCTTCTGCGGCATCGTCGTGGCGTTTTCCGACGGCAGCAGCGCCAACCTCTCCACGACGTGGCCGGGCGACCTGCTCGGCATTCTCGCGGGATTTTTCTGGGGAATGACGACCGTGATCGTTCGCGCCTCGCGTCTGGCGACGGCCGCGCCGGCCAAGACGCTGCTGTATCAGTTGGCGGTGTCGGCGGTATTGCTGTGCCCGCTGGCGCTGCTTACGGGGCACGCGCACGTCGGCGCGATGACGGCCACGGCATGGATCGGCCTCGTTTACCAATCCGTGGGCGTGGCGTTCGCGAGCTATCTGATCTGGTTCTGGATGCTGACCCGCTACAGCGCCGCCCGCCTCGCGTCGTTCTCGTTCCTGAGTCCGCTGTTCGGCGTGACGTTCGGCGTGCTGATTCTGGGCGAATCGGTCGGCTGGCGCTTTGCGGGCGCGGTGGCGCTCGTGTTCGCGGGCATCAGCCTCGTGAACCGCCGGCGCTGA
- a CDS encoding rubredoxin encodes MYKKGSAVELQFSPSRLNDGAGDPYWVDLTREEAQALLAALQTHLDRPRQDASGTESPLVFTLPDPAGEHARPPASTPAPAAPAPMASRQWVCVICGWIYDEAVGYPEDGIAPGTPWEDVPQDWRCPLCDVGKEDFAMVEF; translated from the coding sequence ATGTACAAGAAAGGCTCCGCCGTCGAATTGCAGTTTTCCCCGTCGCGACTCAACGATGGGGCGGGCGATCCCTACTGGGTCGATCTCACCCGGGAGGAAGCGCAGGCGTTGCTCGCCGCGCTGCAAACCCACCTCGATCGACCGCGGCAAGACGCCTCGGGCACCGAGTCGCCGTTGGTTTTCACGCTGCCCGACCCGGCGGGGGAGCACGCCCGCCCGCCCGCGAGCACGCCTGCGCCCGCGGCGCCGGCGCCGATGGCGTCACGCCAGTGGGTGTGTGTGATTTGCGGATGGATCTACGACGAGGCCGTCGGTTATCCGGAAGATGGCATTGCGCCGGGAACGCCTTGGGAAGACGTGCCGCAGGACTGGCGATGCCCGTTGTGCGACGTGGGCAAGGAAGACTTCGCGATGGTCGAGTTCTGA
- the gloA gene encoding lactoylglutathione lyase, whose translation MRMLHTMLRVGDLQRSIDFYTRVLGMQLLRQSENPEYKYTLAFVGYGAESGNTVLELTYNWGVDKYEMGTAFGHLAVEVDDAYQACDTIRAAGGKVTREAGPVKGGTTVIAFVEDPDGYKIELIQKHSSKGDL comes from the coding sequence ATGCGAATGCTCCATACCATGCTGCGCGTCGGCGACCTGCAGCGCTCGATCGACTTCTACACGCGCGTGCTCGGCATGCAACTGCTGCGTCAGAGCGAGAACCCCGAATACAAGTACACGCTGGCGTTCGTCGGTTATGGCGCCGAGTCGGGCAATACCGTGCTCGAGCTGACCTACAACTGGGGCGTGGACAAGTACGAGATGGGCACGGCCTTCGGGCATCTGGCCGTCGAAGTGGACGACGCCTATCAGGCTTGCGACACGATCCGCGCCGCGGGCGGCAAGGTCACGCGCGAGGCCGGCCCCGTCAAGGGCGGCACAACGGTGATCGCCTTCGTGGAAGATCCGGACGGCTACAAGATCGAATTGATCCAGAAGCACTCGTCGAAAGGCGATCTGTAA